From a single Silene latifolia isolate original U9 population chromosome 6, ASM4854445v1, whole genome shotgun sequence genomic region:
- the LOC141586786 gene encoding cysteine proteinase inhibitor 12-like, whose amino-acid sequence MNPKSSASFVSTAMLVIVLLIGSISELGFCREFGIVRLENLGGQTYDFSNSDEVQSIARFAVQEHNKRTNAMLKFGRVLKAKEQVVAGKLYHLTLEAVDAGKKTVYEAKVWVKPWMNFKQLQEFKRVMDIHFTTSDLGFVRDGFGWHKVPVHDPEVQDAANHAVTAIQQRSNSLFPYKLLEILQAEAEVVKDIVKYNLLLKLRRGSKDEKFKVNVDKNTNGGFILNMFEQPDM is encoded by the exons ATGAATCCTAAATCATCAGCTTCGTTTGTTAGCACTGCCATGCTCGTAATTGTACTGTTAATCGGGTCAATTTCCGAATTAGGGTTTTGCAGAGAATTCGGAATTGTTCGATTGGAGAATCTTGGCGGTCAAACCTACGATTTCAGCAATTCCGATGAAGTCCAATCTATCGCTCGTTTTGCTGTTCAGGAACACAACAAAAGAACT AATGCCATGCTTAAGTTTGGGAGGGTGCTGAAGGCAAAAGAGCAGGTGGTCGCTGGTAAACTATACCATCTTACTTTGGAGGCGGTTGATGCTGGCAAAAAGACAGTCTATGAAGCAAAGGTTTGGGTCAAGCCTTGGATGAACTTTAAGCAGCTCCAGGAATTTAAGCGCGTTATGGACATTCATTTTACGACTTCTGACCTCGGATTTGTGCGAG ATGGATTTGGTTGGCATAAAGTACCAGTCCATGATCCTGAAGTTCAAGATGCTGCTAATCATGCTGTAACTGCTATCCAGCAAAGGTCTAATTCTCTGTTCCCCTACAAACTTCTTGAGATCCTACAAGCTGAGGCAGAG GTTGTCAAGGATATAGTGAAATACAATTTACTTCTGAAACTGAGGCGGGGTAGCAAGGACGAGAAGTTCAAGGTGAATGTGGACAAGAATACTAATGGTGGTTTTATTTTAAATATGTTTGAGCAGCCTGACATGTAA